One Natrinema halophilum genomic window carries:
- a CDS encoding ORC1-type DNA replication protein, with the protein MADDPDGGMLSWDESVFKNEHVFEIDYVPETFKHREGQTQSLTYALRPAVRGSRPLNVMVRGPPGTGKTTAIQKLFDEVGAQTSEVRTIRVNCQVNATRYSVFSRLFEGTFDYEPPSSGISFKKLFGQIAEKLVEEDRVLIVALDDVNYLFYENEASDTLYSLLRAHEEYPGAKIGVIVVSSDPALDVIDELDSRVQSVFRPEDVYFPVYDQPEIVDILAERVERGFHDGVIGRDTLEYVAELTADSGDLRVGIDLLRRAGLNAEMRASRTVEREDVEEAYEKSKYINLSRSLSGLTDTERMLLEVIADHDGDQAGEVYETFHDRTDLGYTRYSEIVNKLDQLGLIDADYADVDGRGRSRSLTLSYEKDAVLERLE; encoded by the coding sequence ATGGCAGACGACCCCGACGGGGGAATGTTGTCGTGGGACGAATCCGTGTTCAAGAACGAACACGTCTTCGAAATCGACTACGTCCCCGAGACGTTCAAGCACCGCGAAGGCCAGACGCAGAGCCTGACGTACGCGTTACGCCCGGCGGTTCGGGGGTCGCGGCCGCTTAACGTCATGGTCCGCGGACCGCCGGGGACCGGAAAAACGACGGCGATTCAGAAGCTGTTCGACGAGGTGGGCGCTCAGACGAGCGAGGTTCGAACCATCCGCGTCAACTGTCAGGTCAACGCAACCCGCTACTCGGTGTTCTCCCGGTTGTTCGAGGGGACGTTCGACTACGAGCCGCCCTCCTCCGGGATCTCGTTCAAGAAGCTGTTCGGCCAGATCGCCGAAAAACTCGTCGAGGAGGATCGAGTCCTCATCGTTGCGCTCGACGACGTCAACTACCTCTTTTACGAAAACGAGGCCAGCGACACGCTCTATTCGCTGCTGCGGGCCCACGAGGAGTATCCCGGCGCGAAGATTGGCGTCATCGTCGTCTCCTCCGATCCCGCACTGGATGTCATCGACGAACTCGACTCCCGCGTCCAGAGCGTCTTCCGTCCCGAGGACGTCTACTTCCCAGTCTACGATCAGCCCGAGATCGTCGACATCCTCGCCGAACGGGTCGAACGCGGCTTCCACGACGGCGTCATCGGTCGAGACACCCTCGAGTACGTCGCTGAACTCACCGCCGACAGCGGCGACCTCCGGGTCGGCATCGATCTGCTGCGCCGGGCCGGACTGAACGCCGAAATGCGCGCCAGTCGCACCGTCGAGCGCGAAGACGTCGAAGAAGCCTACGAGAAGTCGAAGTACATCAACCTCTCGCGCTCACTGTCGGGACTGACTGACACCGAGCGGATGCTCCTCGAGGTGATCGCCGACCACGACGGCGATCAGGCCGGCGAGGTCTACGAAACCTTCCACGACCGGACCGACCTCGGCTACACGCGCTACTCCGAGATCGTCAACAAACTCGACCAGCTCGGCCTTATCGACGCCGATTACGCCGACGTCGACGGCCGGGGCCGCTCGCGGTCGCTTACGCTATCTTACGAGAAGGATGCGGTGTTAGAACGACTCGAGTGA
- a CDS encoding SLC13 family permease, with translation MIGAELSGGALAVFGLIAVALVLFVSEVIPNDVTAMGIIVSLAALEPLTGVGHRAAISGFANTATITIVAMYMLSAGIQQTGVVQRLGLSLASFAKGDETRALAATVATTGPIAGFINNTPVVAIFIPMISDLADSAGVSPSKLLLPLSYAAILGGTLTLVGTSTNLLASEFAADLLGRGPIGMFEVSSLGLVVMLVGVAYLMTVGRRLTPARIPAEADLVEEFDLEDHLTQVRVRADSAPVGQTIDELESETEANVRVLQLRRAVDRDTRPEGTDREFQFGDEVDRDRAAKPEGTGRDQRLRQDEGIETYQDADGLDEQPRTSETFAAIETDRRIREDDVLTVHGNLRAVNRFVENHGLQQLVREEVTEETFAETSSDDLLAKAIVPEDSPYVGETVAESHLRDVYQLTVLAIRRDGELLRTGLDEIELEAGDLLLVQTFPSTLEYFTGAGDLVIVDDGAVDRLLEAKIEEIAPLSPKTPVAIAIMAGVVGTAALGLVSIAISALAGVFLMIVTGCLTTTEAYEAVSWNIVFLLAGVIPLGVALEATGGSQLIAGGLVASAEFLPLVAVLFLFAIVTGLLANVITPVATVVLMIPVAVDAAGSLGVEQFSFLLSVMFASATSFMTPVGYQTNLMVYGPGGYQFADFVKVGAPLQLLLAGITTVGIVLGWGL, from the coding sequence ATGATCGGGGCGGAGTTGTCAGGGGGTGCGCTGGCGGTGTTCGGACTCATCGCCGTTGCCCTCGTCCTGTTCGTATCGGAAGTCATCCCAAACGACGTGACGGCGATGGGGATCATCGTCTCGCTGGCGGCCCTCGAGCCGCTGACGGGGGTCGGTCATCGGGCGGCGATCTCCGGGTTCGCCAATACGGCGACGATCACCATCGTCGCGATGTACATGCTCAGCGCCGGCATCCAGCAGACCGGCGTAGTCCAGCGGCTCGGGCTCTCACTCGCCTCGTTCGCGAAGGGCGACGAAACGCGTGCGCTCGCGGCGACGGTCGCGACGACAGGGCCGATTGCGGGATTCATCAACAACACGCCCGTCGTCGCGATTTTCATTCCGATGATTTCAGACCTCGCCGATTCGGCCGGGGTGTCCCCATCGAAACTGCTCTTACCGCTCTCGTACGCGGCGATTCTGGGCGGAACCTTGACGCTCGTCGGGACGTCGACGAACCTGCTCGCGAGTGAGTTCGCCGCCGACCTGCTCGGTCGCGGACCGATCGGAATGTTCGAAGTTAGCTCCCTTGGCCTCGTCGTCATGCTCGTCGGCGTCGCCTACCTCATGACCGTCGGCCGGCGGCTGACGCCGGCGCGGATCCCGGCCGAGGCGGATCTCGTCGAAGAGTTCGATCTCGAGGATCACCTCACACAGGTCCGCGTCAGGGCGGATTCGGCGCCGGTCGGGCAGACGATCGACGAACTCGAGTCCGAGACGGAGGCGAACGTCCGCGTCCTCCAGCTCCGTCGAGCGGTGGATCGCGACACACGGCCCGAGGGAACCGACCGCGAGTTCCAGTTCGGCGACGAAGTCGACCGGGACCGCGCCGCGAAACCGGAAGGGACGGGCCGCGATCAGCGGCTCCGCCAGGACGAGGGTATCGAGACATACCAAGACGCGGACGGCCTCGACGAGCAGCCTCGCACGAGCGAGACGTTCGCAGCGATCGAGACGGACCGGCGGATTCGGGAAGATGACGTTCTCACGGTCCACGGCAATCTTCGTGCGGTCAACCGCTTCGTCGAGAACCACGGGTTGCAACAACTCGTTCGAGAGGAGGTGACTGAGGAAACGTTCGCGGAGACGTCGAGCGACGATCTCCTTGCGAAAGCTATCGTCCCGGAGGACTCACCGTACGTCGGTGAGACGGTCGCAGAGTCGCATCTCCGAGACGTGTATCAGCTGACCGTGCTCGCGATCCGGCGCGACGGCGAGTTGCTTCGGACCGGCCTCGACGAAATCGAACTCGAAGCCGGAGACCTCCTCCTGGTCCAGACGTTCCCCAGTACGCTCGAGTACTTTACCGGAGCCGGAGATCTTGTCATCGTCGACGACGGAGCCGTCGACCGGCTGCTCGAGGCCAAGATCGAAGAGATTGCTCCGCTTTCCCCGAAAACGCCGGTTGCAATCGCCATCATGGCGGGCGTGGTCGGTACCGCTGCGCTCGGGCTCGTTTCCATCGCGATATCGGCGCTGGCCGGCGTCTTTCTGATGATCGTCACCGGCTGTCTGACGACCACCGAGGCCTACGAGGCCGTCTCGTGGAACATCGTGTTCCTGCTTGCGGGTGTGATCCCGCTGGGCGTCGCACTGGAAGCGACCGGTGGCTCGCAGCTCATCGCTGGCGGGCTGGTCGCGTCGGCCGAATTCCTCCCGCTCGTCGCGGTTCTCTTCCTGTTCGCGATCGTGACGGGACTGCTCGCGAACGTCATCACACCGGTTGCGACGGTCGTGTTAATGATCCCCGTCGCCGTCGACGCCGCGGGGAGCCTCGGCGTCGAACAGTTTTCCTTTCTCCTGTCGGTGATGTTCGCTTCCGCGACCTCGTTCATGACGCCGGTCGGGTACCAGACGAACCTGATGGTCTACGGGCCAGGCGGATACCAATTCGCCGACTTCGTGAAAGTCGGCGCCCCCCTGCAGTTGCTGCTTGCGGGTATCACGACGGTCGGCATCGTCCTCGGGTGGGGACTGTGA